The following coding sequences lie in one Vibrio sp. BS-M-Sm-2 genomic window:
- a CDS encoding dicarboxylate/amino acid:cation symporter has translation MDKSLSSKIFVGLFAGLLIGTAIQYLFSGIAIFDTYLLGAAEGAGGMFVSLIKLLVVPLVYVSIVCGIVELKDIRSFGRLGGKTFGLYIINTIIAISAALTIGLIFQPGAGANLAGTVSETIALTTTETPDIFSLVVNIVPSNPVEAFASGDMLQIIFMAILTGLAIQALDSRGGPAIKTFKMANEIMMKLIGLVMSLAPYGVFALMIQLGATLDADTLMSVAGYVALVVAMLVFWIFFFYPMMVGSFTGISPKQFLRATREQVLFSLSTASSNATIPVTMRTLTDKLNVSKSVAGFGVPLGATMNMSGVSIYIALATMFVANAFGQPINTADIFTLGLTILLLSIGAGGVPGGGVVMVGVLLHQLGLPPEGLAIVAAVDRICDMFCTSSNVVGDTAVNTIVAKSENEIGVEANEEAELQKAEA, from the coding sequence ATGGATAAATCGCTCTCAAGTAAAATTTTTGTAGGCTTGTTTGCTGGTCTACTTATTGGTACTGCTATTCAGTACCTATTCAGCGGTATTGCTATTTTTGATACGTATCTACTTGGTGCTGCAGAAGGTGCTGGTGGTATGTTCGTATCACTTATCAAGTTACTTGTAGTTCCTCTTGTATACGTATCTATTGTTTGCGGTATTGTTGAGCTAAAAGATATTCGTTCATTTGGTCGTCTTGGTGGTAAAACCTTTGGTCTTTACATTATTAACACCATCATCGCGATCTCAGCAGCGCTAACGATTGGTCTTATTTTCCAACCAGGTGCAGGTGCGAATCTAGCGGGTACGGTTTCTGAGACAATTGCGCTTACAACAACTGAAACACCAGACATCTTCTCTCTTGTTGTTAACATCGTTCCTAGCAACCCTGTAGAAGCGTTCGCAAGCGGCGACATGCTGCAAATCATCTTCATGGCAATTTTGACAGGTCTTGCTATTCAAGCGCTTGATTCTCGTGGTGGCCCAGCTATCAAGACATTCAAGATGGCTAACGAAATCATGATGAAGCTTATCGGCCTAGTAATGAGCTTGGCGCCTTACGGTGTATTTGCTCTGATGATTCAACTGGGCGCAACACTGGATGCAGACACGCTAATGTCAGTTGCTGGCTATGTGGCGCTTGTGGTTGCAATGCTAGTGTTCTGGATTTTCTTCTTCTACCCAATGATGGTTGGTTCATTCACTGGTATTTCTCCAAAGCAGTTCCTACGTGCAACGCGTGAGCAAGTTCTATTCTCACTATCTACAGCAAGTTCGAATGCAACAATCCCAGTAACTATGCGTACTCTTACTGACAAACTAAACGTATCTAAGTCAGTAGCAGGTTTCGGTGTACCACTAGGTGCAACAATGAACATGTCTGGTGTATCTATCTACATCGCACTAGCGACTATGTTCGTAGCAAACGCATTTGGTCAACCAATCAACACTGCTGATATCTTCACTCTAGGTCTAACTATCCTGCTTCTTTCTATCGGTGCTGGTGGTGTTCCAGGTGGCGGTGTAGTAATGGTAGGTGTTCTATTGCACCAACTAGGTCTACCACCAGAAGGTCTAGCGATTGTTGCTGCTGTTGACCGTATCTGTGACATGTTCTGTACTTCTTCAAACGTAGTAGGTGATACAGCGGTGAACACTATCGTTGCTAAATCTGAAAACGAAATTGGCGTTGAAGCTAATGAAGAAGCTGAGCTACAGAAAGCAGAAGCTTAA
- a CDS encoding RnfH family protein: MTIESDMIHVEVVFALPQEQRVFTLVVNKHATVEEIIAQSGVLELYPEIDLAKNKVGVFSRNVKLDATVRDKDRIEIYRALLADPKEIRRKRAEQAKAAAAKS; this comes from the coding sequence ATGACTATTGAATCGGATATGATCCACGTAGAGGTTGTCTTTGCACTTCCTCAAGAACAGCGTGTGTTTACTTTGGTAGTGAACAAGCACGCGACCGTTGAAGAGATCATTGCGCAGTCTGGCGTTTTGGAATTGTACCCAGAGATCGACTTAGCGAAAAATAAGGTTGGTGTATTCAGCCGCAACGTTAAGCTAGATGCGACGGTTCGTGATAAAGACCGTATCGAAATCTACCGTGCATTGTTGGCCGATCCAAAAGAGATTCGTCGTAAGCGTGCTGAACAAGCGAAAGCGGCCGCAGCTAAATCGTAA
- the dnaJ gene encoding molecular chaperone DnaJ — translation MSKRDFYEVLGVSRDASERDIKKAYKRLAMKFHPDRNQGDETAADKFKEVKVAYEILTDSQKKAAYDQYGHAAFEQGGMGGGGGFGGGGQGDFGDIFGDVFGDIFGGGRRGGGQQRAQRGSDLRYNMELSLEEAVRGVSKEIEVPTLVECDICDGSGAKAGSSAQTCGTCHGHGQVQMRQGFFAVQQTCPTCNGKGKIIKDPCNSCHGQGRKQKTKTLNVKIPAGVDTGDRIRLSGEGEAGEHGAPAGDLYVQVHVKEHNIFERDGNNLYCEVPVSFSMAALGGEVEVPTLDGRVNLKVPEETQTGRMFRMRGKGVKGVRGGGVGDLIVKLVVETPVKLSSRQKELLREFEETCCGEAASKHKPKSEGFFSGVKNFFDDLTK, via the coding sequence ATGTCAAAACGTGATTTTTACGAAGTATTAGGCGTAAGCCGCGATGCATCAGAGCGCGATATTAAAAAAGCGTACAAACGCTTAGCGATGAAATTCCACCCGGACCGTAACCAGGGTGACGAGACCGCAGCAGATAAGTTTAAAGAAGTAAAAGTAGCGTACGAGATCCTAACTGACTCTCAAAAGAAAGCAGCTTACGACCAATACGGTCACGCAGCCTTTGAACAAGGTGGCATGGGCGGCGGCGGTGGTTTCGGCGGCGGTGGCCAAGGTGACTTCGGCGATATCTTCGGTGACGTATTTGGCGATATCTTCGGCGGCGGTCGTCGTGGTGGCGGTCAACAGCGCGCACAACGTGGTTCTGATTTGCGTTACAACATGGAGCTTTCTCTAGAAGAAGCCGTTCGTGGTGTATCTAAAGAAATCGAAGTACCAACTCTTGTAGAGTGTGATATTTGTGACGGTAGCGGCGCGAAAGCAGGTTCTTCTGCACAAACGTGTGGTACTTGTCATGGCCACGGCCAGGTACAAATGCGCCAAGGTTTCTTTGCGGTTCAACAGACTTGTCCTACTTGTAACGGTAAAGGCAAGATCATCAAAGACCCATGTAACTCATGTCATGGCCAAGGTCGCAAACAGAAGACGAAAACGCTTAACGTTAAGATCCCAGCAGGTGTTGATACTGGTGATCGCATTCGTCTATCTGGCGAAGGCGAAGCAGGGGAGCACGGCGCTCCAGCTGGCGACTTGTACGTACAAGTACACGTAAAAGAGCACAACATCTTTGAGCGTGACGGCAACAACCTTTACTGTGAAGTGCCAGTAAGCTTCTCTATGGCTGCTTTAGGCGGTGAAGTTGAAGTTCCCACACTAGATGGTCGTGTAAACCTTAAAGTGCCAGAAGAAACACAAACGGGCCGTATGTTCCGTATGCGTGGCAAAGGCGTGAAAGGCGTTCGTGGCGGCGGTGTGGGTGACCTAATCGTTAAACTAGTGGTTGAAACACCGGTTAAGCTAAGCTCTCGCCAGAAAGAACTACTGCGTGAATTCGAAGAAACATGTTGTGGTGAAGCGGCAAGCAAGCACAAGCCAAAGTCTGAAGGTTTCTTCAGCGGCGTGAAAAACTTCTTCGATGACCTAACTAAGTAA
- a CDS encoding prepilin-type N-terminal cleavage/methylation domain-containing protein has translation MISKNSGFSLIEVLISFLLIGVASLGLVKLQVYAEQKSDFALHSVEALHFAERQMEYYRTRVSNASGAVGLIPFSELNQASHCLNRGSSDPLSGLSGSAYAMTCEVTNAGGALSDALKNITVTIAWRDRMNHAQSIYLETMLSKYSEFD, from the coding sequence ATGATTTCTAAGAACTCAGGTTTTAGCTTGATAGAGGTTCTTATCTCTTTTCTGTTGATTGGCGTTGCCTCGTTAGGTCTGGTTAAATTGCAGGTCTACGCTGAACAAAAATCGGATTTTGCGCTCCACAGCGTAGAGGCGCTGCATTTTGCTGAAAGGCAGATGGAGTATTATCGAACTCGGGTATCTAATGCAAGTGGGGCGGTAGGTTTAATTCCTTTTTCGGAACTAAATCAGGCGAGTCACTGTCTCAATAGAGGCAGTTCAGATCCTTTATCCGGTTTGTCGGGTTCTGCCTATGCCATGACCTGTGAAGTGACTAATGCAGGCGGTGCTTTGTCCGATGCGTTAAAAAATATTACTGTCACAATTGCATGGCGAGATCGTATGAACCATGCGCAAAGTATTTACCTCGAAACTATGCTCTCCAAATACAGTGAGTTTGATTGA
- a CDS encoding GspH/FimT family pseudopilin, translating to MTRGFTLLELLITVSVLSILIATAAPSFSSVTQTVKMQRLASELNGFLIQAKSESVKRNQDLWVHFSMDKNEEQSTGDWTIWLKPTEDLSGETLLQLTGEPFRDLSFSHNYTGDRITFESVRGRPARGTLYLAPNTASTDRVLIKLSSPPGRIKVCGESSAQYGYDAC from the coding sequence ATGACTCGCGGGTTTACTTTATTAGAGCTTTTAATCACGGTGTCGGTGTTATCGATACTGATAGCGACGGCTGCCCCGAGTTTTAGTTCAGTAACGCAAACTGTGAAGATGCAGCGATTGGCTAGCGAGTTGAATGGTTTCCTTATTCAGGCCAAGTCAGAATCAGTAAAAAGGAATCAAGATCTTTGGGTTCATTTCTCTATGGATAAAAATGAAGAGCAATCAACTGGAGATTGGACTATTTGGTTAAAACCGACCGAAGACTTGTCAGGAGAAACCTTACTGCAGTTGACGGGTGAACCTTTTCGTGACCTTTCTTTTTCTCATAATTACACCGGAGACAGAATTACTTTTGAGAGCGTTCGTGGGAGGCCTGCTCGTGGGACTCTCTATTTAGCTCCTAATACGGCTTCAACCGATCGGGTTTTGATCAAATTATCCAGCCCTCCAGGGCGAATTAAGGTGTGCGGTGAGTCGAGTGCGCAGTATGGCTATGATGCGTGTTAA
- the grpE gene encoding nucleotide exchange factor GrpE, translating to MSNEENKVTEEELDQIIAEAEKVEEAELNEDAADEQEAKIAQLEAALLSSESKVKEQQDSVLRAKAEVENMRRRSEQEIDKARKFALNKFAEGLLPVIDNLERAMQAADAENEVVKPLFEGVELTHKTFVDTVAKFGLKEINPEGEAFNPEFHQAMSIQESPDHESNTVMFVMQKGYELNGRVVRPAMVMVAK from the coding sequence ATGAGCAACGAAGAAAACAAAGTAACCGAAGAAGAGCTAGATCAGATCATCGCTGAAGCTGAGAAAGTTGAAGAAGCTGAGCTGAATGAAGACGCTGCTGATGAGCAGGAAGCAAAAATCGCTCAACTGGAAGCTGCACTGCTTTCTAGCGAATCTAAAGTGAAAGAGCAGCAAGATTCTGTTCTTCGCGCTAAAGCTGAAGTTGAAAACATGCGTCGCCGTAGCGAACAAGAAATTGATAAAGCGCGTAAATTCGCTTTGAACAAGTTTGCTGAAGGTCTGCTTCCTGTAATCGACAACCTAGAGCGTGCAATGCAAGCGGCAGACGCTGAAAACGAAGTGGTTAAGCCACTGTTTGAAGGTGTTGAACTAACGCACAAGACGTTCGTAGACACAGTTGCTAAGTTTGGTCTTAAAGAGATCAACCCTGAAGGTGAAGCGTTCAACCCTGAATTCCACCAAGCAATGTCTATCCAAGAAAGCCCGGATCACGAATCAAACACGGTTATGTTTGTAATGCAAAAAGGCTATGAACTAAACGGCCGTGTGGTTCGCCCAGCGATGGTTATGGTTGCTAAGTAA
- a CDS encoding PilW family protein, whose translation MAMMRVKSTTVALSKQQGTSLIELMVASAIGVFAISIIGSVFITGQRIAKDKGIELLLLQNLTSTMQVMKEDIQRAGYDGSNGYSIKLSGASNTIQVSGGVAVGFVYFREGSSASKEHRNIVYRKNGTKLQICEKGTTVSEAIPTFHEVTGCYSLFDDNLIDVDEFSINSQVLEQNSIKSTLTDISITASIPTAGVSKSVSVSVKQRNWQ comes from the coding sequence ATGGCTATGATGCGTGTTAAATCGACAACGGTAGCTCTTAGCAAGCAGCAAGGCACATCATTAATTGAGTTAATGGTGGCGTCTGCGATTGGTGTGTTCGCGATTTCGATTATCGGTAGTGTTTTTATAACAGGGCAGAGAATAGCCAAAGACAAAGGCATTGAATTATTGCTGCTACAAAACCTAACAAGCACGATGCAGGTGATGAAGGAGGATATCCAACGGGCGGGCTATGATGGTTCTAATGGTTACTCAATCAAGCTGTCTGGAGCGAGTAACACCATCCAAGTGAGTGGCGGTGTTGCCGTTGGTTTTGTTTACTTCCGAGAGGGCTCAAGCGCAAGTAAAGAACATCGAAATATCGTTTACAGAAAAAATGGAACCAAACTGCAAATATGTGAGAAGGGCACCACTGTATCGGAGGCAATTCCTACATTTCATGAGGTTACTGGATGTTACTCACTGTTCGATGACAATCTCATTGATGTTGATGAGTTCAGCATTAATTCCCAAGTATTGGAGCAGAATTCTATCAAGAGCACGCTCACTGATATCAGTATTACAGCGTCAATCCCAACCGCAGGTGTTTCCAAATCTGTTTCGGTTTCCGTTAAGCAGAGGAACTGGCAATGA
- the recN gene encoding DNA repair protein RecN, producing the protein MLAHLSVNNFAIVKSLQLELSKGMTTITGETGAGKSIAIDALGLCLGGRSDAGMVRQGEEKTEVSAAFLLENNLHATRWLEDNELLDGSECILRRTISKEGRSRAFINGSPVPLSQLKSLGQLLINIHGQHAHHQLMKSDYQMAMLDQYAGHLNLLKSTRNAYQAWRQADNHLKELRENSQQNQAQKQLLEYQIKELNELSIGEEEYEDLEQEHKRLSNSGELATTCQQAIELIYEGEEVNALGILQSANNSLIQLAELDERLAELPNLLSEAIIQIEETNNELRTYLDSIDVDPGRMAYVEERFSKVMSISRKHHVLPEELYKHHQDLLQQVEALDCSDEKLEELANEVENQYQSFVAKSEKLHKSRTRYAKELNKLITQSMHELSMEKAQFAIEVNNTNTHPSPLGMDNVTFIVSTNPGQPMQPIAKVASGGELSRISLAIQVITAQKVDTPSLIFDEVDVGISGPTAAVVGKMLRKLGESTQVMCVTHLPQVAGCGHQQLFVAKNTKSGKTETQMHTLDQQQRISELARLLGGSQITESTLANAKELLIAA; encoded by the coding sequence ATGCTGGCTCATTTAAGTGTTAATAATTTCGCTATTGTTAAGTCTTTACAGCTAGAACTCTCTAAAGGCATGACAACAATCACCGGGGAAACTGGTGCAGGTAAATCTATCGCTATCGACGCTTTAGGCTTATGTCTTGGAGGACGATCAGATGCAGGAATGGTTAGACAGGGTGAAGAAAAAACCGAAGTCAGTGCCGCTTTTTTACTTGAGAACAATCTGCACGCTACCCGCTGGTTAGAAGACAACGAACTGCTTGATGGCAGTGAGTGCATCTTACGCAGAACTATCTCTAAAGAAGGTCGCTCTCGCGCATTCATCAACGGCAGCCCGGTTCCTCTTTCGCAATTGAAATCACTTGGCCAACTGCTGATCAACATTCATGGTCAACATGCTCATCATCAGTTAATGAAGAGCGACTACCAAATGGCCATGCTTGATCAATACGCAGGCCACTTGAACCTATTGAAGTCGACACGTAACGCTTACCAAGCATGGCGACAAGCGGATAATCACTTAAAAGAGTTACGTGAAAATAGCCAGCAAAACCAAGCTCAAAAACAACTTCTTGAATACCAAATCAAAGAGTTAAATGAGCTGTCTATTGGGGAGGAAGAATATGAAGACCTCGAACAAGAGCATAAGCGCCTCTCCAATAGCGGAGAACTGGCCACAACCTGCCAGCAAGCTATCGAGCTTATTTATGAAGGCGAAGAAGTTAATGCGCTTGGTATTCTGCAATCGGCCAATAACTCCTTAATTCAGTTAGCTGAGCTCGATGAAAGGTTGGCTGAATTACCGAATTTACTCTCTGAAGCGATTATTCAGATTGAAGAAACCAACAACGAGTTAAGAACATACCTAGACAGCATTGATGTCGATCCCGGTCGTATGGCTTATGTTGAAGAACGTTTCTCAAAAGTGATGTCGATATCTCGTAAACACCACGTGTTGCCTGAAGAGCTTTATAAGCATCATCAAGACTTACTACAACAAGTTGAAGCGCTTGATTGCTCTGATGAAAAGTTGGAAGAATTGGCAAACGAGGTAGAAAACCAATACCAATCGTTCGTTGCTAAATCAGAGAAGCTTCATAAATCTCGAACTCGTTACGCAAAAGAACTAAACAAACTGATCACGCAAAGCATGCACGAACTGAGCATGGAAAAAGCACAGTTTGCCATTGAAGTGAACAACACCAACACCCACCCTTCTCCATTGGGTATGGATAACGTGACCTTCATTGTTTCGACCAACCCAGGCCAGCCAATGCAGCCTATTGCTAAAGTAGCTTCTGGTGGCGAGTTATCACGAATCTCATTGGCGATTCAGGTAATCACGGCGCAAAAAGTGGATACACCAAGCCTGATTTTCGATGAAGTCGATGTGGGTATCAGTGGTCCAACAGCGGCTGTTGTCGGAAAAATGCTACGTAAGCTGGGCGAATCTACGCAGGTGATGTGTGTGACGCACTTACCTCAAGTGGCAGGTTGCGGGCACCAACAACTGTTCGTAGCTAAGAACACTAAATCGGGTAAGACAGAGACCCAAATGCACACCTTGGATCAACAACAGCGCATTTCAGAGCTTGCTCGACTGCTTGGTGGCAGCCAAATTACCGAATCGACGCTTGCCAACGCAAAAGAGTTATTAATCGCAGCTTAG
- the bamE gene encoding outer membrane protein assembly factor BamE: MRIKKWLVAVPLALTMLTGCSLLEKLVYRIDINQGNYVEQEAVDQLKFGMTKTQVRYVMGSPMLIENGYPDTWYYIYHHQKGHNDPIQKNLVVNFDATGTLVTINGDFEASDEFFESLR, translated from the coding sequence ATGCGAATTAAAAAGTGGTTAGTTGCAGTTCCACTTGCACTAACAATGTTGACCGGTTGCTCTCTACTAGAGAAGTTGGTTTATCGAATTGACATCAATCAGGGTAACTATGTTGAACAAGAAGCTGTCGACCAGCTCAAGTTTGGCATGACAAAAACACAAGTTCGTTACGTTATGGGCTCACCTATGCTTATCGAAAATGGCTACCCAGATACGTGGTATTACATTTACCACCATCAAAAAGGTCACAACGACCCTATTCAGAAAAACCTTGTCGTGAACTTTGATGCTACAGGCACTCTAGTAACGATCAATGGTGATTTTGAAGCCAGTGATGAGTTCTTCGAAAGCCTTCGCTAG
- a CDS encoding type IV pilin protein, whose amino-acid sequence MIRRNICNNNNLSIRGMTLIELLITVAIVGILGAIAYPSYTSHVIKAHRVTAIADMTKIQLEMETLYTGNYASAAENIISGGTCLFCDTDTSRYTLAISASSTTYAIQAEPLSQQVNDGCLNSITDILELHHSGVSEPEACWK is encoded by the coding sequence ATGATTCGAAGAAATATATGCAACAACAACAACTTAAGCATTAGAGGGATGACATTGATCGAATTATTGATCACTGTCGCCATCGTGGGGATACTTGGTGCCATTGCCTATCCAAGTTATACGAGCCATGTAATTAAAGCGCACCGAGTCACCGCGATAGCTGATATGACAAAGATACAATTGGAAATGGAGACGCTGTACACGGGGAACTATGCATCCGCAGCGGAGAATATTATTTCCGGAGGGACATGTTTGTTTTGCGATACCGACACCAGCCGATACACGTTAGCGATTTCGGCGAGTAGTACAACCTATGCAATTCAAGCAGAACCACTTTCACAGCAAGTGAATGATGGATGTTTAAATTCGATTACCGATATATTGGAATTACACCACTCGGGTGTTTCAGAGCCAGAAGCGTGTTGGAAGTAA
- the nadK gene encoding NAD(+) kinase gives MKKPFEVIAIIGKPRDQQAIQTHRELYQWLSAEGYQVFVDDRLATILDDIPKEHFSSLIELGKRADLAIVVGGDGNMLGAARILSRFDISVIGVNRGNLGFLTDLNPENFQSALTDVLKGEFMEEERFLLETEIHRHGQIKSHNAALNEAVLHPGQVAHMIEFEVYIDDSFAFSQRSDGLIVSTPTGSTAYSLSGGGPILSSSLNAISLVPMFPHTLSSRPLVVDGKRRIKLIVSPDNRGTQEVSCDGQISLPVSPGDEIHIYQSPNVLKLIHPKDYNYYHVLRNKLGWSSKLF, from the coding sequence ATGAAAAAGCCATTTGAAGTCATCGCCATTATCGGTAAACCTCGAGATCAGCAAGCAATTCAGACTCATAGAGAGCTCTATCAGTGGTTAAGTGCTGAGGGTTATCAAGTGTTTGTTGATGACAGACTCGCCACTATTTTAGACGACATCCCAAAAGAACATTTTTCTAGCCTGATTGAATTAGGTAAGCGCGCCGATCTCGCCATTGTGGTCGGTGGCGACGGAAATATGCTCGGTGCCGCTAGAATCTTGTCACGTTTCGACATTTCAGTGATTGGGGTTAACCGAGGTAATCTTGGCTTCCTTACCGACCTCAACCCTGAAAATTTCCAGAGTGCGCTTACTGATGTTCTCAAAGGCGAGTTCATGGAAGAAGAACGCTTCCTGCTTGAAACAGAAATTCACCGTCACGGCCAAATAAAAAGCCATAATGCGGCACTCAACGAAGCGGTACTTCACCCCGGCCAAGTTGCTCACATGATCGAGTTCGAAGTATATATCGATGACAGCTTCGCCTTCTCACAGCGTTCTGATGGCTTGATCGTCTCAACACCGACAGGTTCTACCGCCTACTCGCTTTCTGGCGGCGGCCCTATCCTGTCATCAAGCCTAAATGCTATCTCACTAGTACCAATGTTCCCGCACACCCTTTCAAGTCGCCCACTTGTGGTGGATGGCAAGCGTCGTATCAAGCTTATCGTATCGCCTGATAACCGCGGAACTCAGGAAGTGAGCTGTGATGGTCAAATCTCGCTGCCTGTTTCTCCTGGCGATGAGATTCACATTTACCAAAGCCCAAATGTGCTCAAGCTGATCCACCCTAAAGACTACAATTACTACCATGTCCTACGTAACAAGCTAGGCTGGTCGAGTAAGCTGTTCTAA
- the dnaK gene encoding molecular chaperone DnaK has protein sequence MGRIIGIDLGTTNSCVAVLDGDKPRVLENAEGERTTASVIAYTDGETLVGQPAKRQAVTNPQNTLYAIKRLIGRRFEDEEVQRDIEIMPFNIVKADNGDAWVEAQGQKMAAPQVSAEVLKKMKKTAEDFLGEEVTGAVVTVPAYFNDAQRQATKDAGRIAGLDVKRIINEPTAAALAYGLDKQGGDRTIAVYDLGGGTFDISIIEIDEVEGEKTFEVLSTNGDTHLGGEDFDNRMINYLVDEFKKEQGIDLKADPLAMQRVKEAAEKAKIELSSTTQTDVNLPYVTADATGPKHMNIKVTRAKLESLVEDLVQRSLEPLKVALADADLSVGEITDVILVGGQTRMPMVQAKVTEFFGKEPRKDVNPDEAVAMGAAVQGGVLAGDVKDVLLLDVTPLSFGIETMGGVMTKLIEKNTTIPTKADQVFSTAEDNQNAVTIHVLQGERKQATYNKSLGQFNLEGIQPAPRGMPQIEVTFDLDADGILNVSAKDKATGKEQKITIQASGGLSEEEIEAMVQEAEANKEADKKFEELVTARNQADQMIHGTKKQVEEAGEALPADEKAKIEAAITALEEVKSGNDKEAIDAKVQELMQAAQKLMEIAQQKAQAEQAGADAGEQPKQDDDVVDAEFEEVKDDKK, from the coding sequence ATGGGTCGAATCATTGGTATTGATTTAGGTACTACTAACTCTTGTGTTGCTGTTTTAGACGGCGACAAACCACGCGTACTAGAAAATGCTGAAGGCGAACGCACAACAGCATCGGTAATCGCATACACTGACGGCGAGACGCTAGTTGGTCAACCTGCGAAACGTCAAGCAGTTACTAACCCTCAAAACACGCTATACGCAATTAAGCGTCTAATCGGTCGTCGTTTTGAAGATGAAGAAGTTCAACGCGATATCGAAATCATGCCTTTTAACATTGTTAAAGCTGATAACGGTGATGCATGGGTTGAAGCGCAAGGCCAAAAAATGGCTGCTCCTCAAGTATCTGCTGAAGTTCTTAAGAAAATGAAGAAAACAGCTGAAGACTTCCTAGGCGAAGAAGTAACTGGCGCAGTTGTTACTGTTCCTGCTTACTTCAACGATGCTCAACGTCAAGCAACTAAAGATGCTGGCCGTATCGCTGGTCTAGATGTTAAACGTATCATCAACGAACCAACTGCTGCTGCTCTAGCTTACGGCCTAGACAAGCAAGGTGGTGATCGCACTATCGCTGTATACGATCTTGGTGGTGGTACATTCGATATCTCTATCATCGAAATCGATGAAGTAGAAGGCGAGAAAACTTTCGAAGTTCTTTCAACTAACGGTGACACTCACCTTGGTGGTGAAGATTTCGATAACCGCATGATCAACTACCTAGTAGATGAGTTCAAGAAAGAGCAAGGTATCGACCTTAAAGCTGATCCACTAGCAATGCAGCGTGTTAAAGAAGCAGCAGAAAAAGCGAAAATCGAGCTTTCTTCTACTACTCAAACTGACGTAAACCTACCTTACGTTACTGCTGATGCGACTGGTCCTAAGCACATGAACATCAAAGTGACTCGTGCGAAGCTTGAGTCTCTAGTTGAAGACCTAGTTCAACGTTCTCTTGAGCCACTAAAAGTAGCTCTAGCAGATGCTGACCTATCTGTAGGCGAAATCACTGACGTTATCCTAGTTGGTGGTCAAACTCGTATGCCTATGGTTCAAGCTAAAGTAACTGAATTCTTCGGTAAAGAGCCACGTAAAGACGTGAACCCTGACGAAGCTGTTGCAATGGGTGCTGCTGTTCAAGGTGGTGTACTAGCTGGTGACGTTAAAGACGTTCTACTACTAGACGTTACTCCTCTATCTTTCGGTATCGAAACGATGGGCGGCGTGATGACTAAGCTTATCGAGAAAAACACAACTATCCCTACTAAAGCGGATCAAGTGTTCTCTACAGCTGAAGACAACCAAAACGCAGTAACTATCCACGTTCTTCAAGGTGAGCGTAAGCAAGCGACTTACAACAAGTCTCTTGGTCAGTTCAACCTAGAAGGTATCCAACCAGCACCACGTGGCATGCCACAAATCGAAGTAACATTCGACCTAGATGCTGATGGTATCCTGAACGTATCTGCTAAAGATAAAGCAACAGGTAAAGAGCAGAAGATCACTATCCAAGCATCAGGCGGCCTGTCTGAGGAAGAGATCGAAGCAATGGTACAAGAAGCAGAAGCTAACAAAGAAGCGGACAAAAAGTTCGAAGAGCTAGTAACTGCACGTAACCAAGCTGACCAAATGATTCACGGCACTAAGAAGCAAGTAGAAGAAGCTGGTGAAGCTCTACCTGCAGACGAGAAAGCTAAAATCGAAGCAGCTATCACGGCACTAGAAGAAGTTAAGTCTGGTAACGACAAAGAAGCTATCGACGCTAAAGTTCAAGAACTTATGCAAGCAGCTCAGAAGCTAATGGAAATTGCTCAACAGAAAGCTCAAGCTGAACAAGCTGGTGCTGACGCTGGTGAACAACCTAAGCAAGACGACGATGTGGTAGACGCGGAGTTTGAAGAAGTTAAAGACGACAAAAAATAA